A DNA window from Chryseobacterium sp. MEBOG06 contains the following coding sequences:
- a CDS encoding ammonium transporter: MKIGLKWIVSFSVISLVAVGGLFWNPSSDVANTGEFLSEDKIVGADVAWILAAAGLVLLMTPGLSFFYGGMVGRKNVISTMLQSFIALGVISILWVVVGFSLSFGESLGFSFKGVHYGIIGNPLSYPFFNKVGSLPHSQMASTIPFILFALFQMKFAVITPAIITGSFAERVRFISYLLFIVLFCIFIYTPLCHMVWHPDGLLNKYFGVKDFAGGTVVHMSAGFAALAGALVVGNRKNPHHEPSNIPYVLLGTGMLWFGWFGFNAGSALSASASAATAFGTTTIASASAMMTWIFFDRINGRSVSALGACIGAVVGLVAITPGCGFVSIGESLFIGFLTAVVSNVMVNWKALKKVDDTLDVFACHGVGGIMGMILTAVFAHGEKASLLHGGINVFLHHMAALILVSCFTFFGSLLLYKITDSIITLRVSEESENKGLDLSQHDESLM, translated from the coding sequence CTCGGTTATTTCACTGGTAGCTGTCGGAGGTTTATTCTGGAATCCATCCTCGGATGTTGCCAATACCGGAGAGTTTTTAAGTGAAGATAAGATTGTGGGAGCAGATGTAGCCTGGATTTTGGCTGCTGCAGGACTTGTATTGCTGATGACCCCGGGGCTTTCGTTTTTTTACGGAGGGATGGTTGGAAGGAAAAATGTGATTTCTACGATGCTTCAGAGCTTTATTGCTTTAGGAGTGATCTCTATTTTATGGGTGGTCGTTGGGTTTTCCCTTTCTTTTGGAGAATCGCTTGGATTCTCGTTTAAAGGTGTCCATTATGGGATTATAGGTAATCCTTTGAGCTATCCGTTTTTCAATAAGGTAGGAAGCCTGCCTCATTCTCAGATGGCTTCTACCATTCCCTTTATACTTTTTGCCCTTTTTCAGATGAAATTTGCAGTCATTACCCCTGCCATTATCACAGGTTCTTTTGCAGAGAGGGTACGTTTTATTTCCTATCTGTTGTTTATTGTTCTTTTCTGTATTTTCATTTATACCCCGCTTTGTCATATGGTTTGGCATCCTGATGGCCTTCTGAACAAATATTTTGGAGTAAAAGATTTTGCAGGAGGAACCGTAGTGCATATGAGTGCCGGTTTTGCGGCGCTTGCAGGAGCTTTGGTAGTAGGAAACAGAAAAAATCCCCATCATGAACCATCCAATATTCCGTATGTGCTTTTAGGAACCGGAATGCTTTGGTTTGGCTGGTTTGGTTTTAATGCAGGATCGGCACTCAGTGCTTCTGCTTCTGCGGCTACAGCATTTGGAACCACTACTATTGCATCAGCATCTGCGATGATGACATGGATATTTTTTGACAGAATCAATGGTAGAAGCGTTTCAGCACTGGGAGCCTGCATTGGAGCTGTAGTAGGATTGGTAGCGATCACGCCGGGATGTGGATTTGTAAGTATCGGGGAGAGCCTTTTTATAGGATTTTTAACCGCTGTAGTTTCTAATGTAATGGTCAACTGGAAAGCTTTAAAAAAGGTAGATGATACACTGGATGTTTTTGCCTGCCATGGAGTAGGAGGAATTATGGGAATGATTCTGACAGCAGTTTTTGCTCATGGTGAAAAGGCAAGTCTCCTTCATGGAGGAATTAATGTATTTCTTCATCACATGGCTGCTTTGATTCTTGTTTCCTGTTTTACTTTTTTCGGATCATTGCTGCTATATAAAATTACAGATTCTATTATTACGCTGCGGGTATCTGAAGAATCCGAGAATAAGGGGCTGGACCTTTCTCAGCACGATGAAAGCCTGATGTGA